The Impatiens glandulifera chromosome 3, dImpGla2.1, whole genome shotgun sequence genome contains a region encoding:
- the LOC124932934 gene encoding L10-interacting MYB domain-containing protein-like isoform X1, which yields MSFDRMPFIVGNMNLQMESESNEKQIKQERSRTRWTTSQDKIFAELVVGQIQLDNRPDRVFDRKTWSIIRDEFNRRTGVNFNNNQLRKHLDVLRARYYSIKSTLNQNNFVMEDPTSISFDLWEDIGFQAQPKQELIKIKDCPIYDQLCLIFADSGVDGKYAQSSHYEPLAMLENGTEDPKNNKPGSVNSVQNTIDTILARKRKWSSENSSTLEQTKKDQETNDVMAKTLKDMIAASKSNFVASFKQDRYTITECIRSLDGMEERVEGHLYYAALDLFDEPSLREMFLSLKSDQMRLAWLQGKCYHTTTTARLWK from the exons atGTCGTTCGATCGCATGCCATTCATAG TAGGCAACATGAATTTGCAAATGGAAAGTGAATCAAATGAGAAGCAAATTAAGCAAGAGAGATCAAGAACTAGATGGACAACATCTCAAGataagatatttgcggaattgGTTGTCGGGCAGATTCAACTGGATAACAGACCAGACAGGGTTTTCGACAGGAAAACTTGGAGTATCATAAGAGACGAATTCAACAGGCGGACAGGTGTTAACTTCAACAACAACCAATTAAGGAAGCATCTTGACGTCCTTCGTGCACGCTACTACAGTATTAAATCTACCTTAAATCAGAACAACTTTGTTATGGAGGATCCAACCTCCATTAGTTTTGACCTGTGGGAAGACATTGGg TTCCAGGCACAACCGAAGCAAGAGCTGATCAAGATCAAGGACTGCCCTATTTACGATCAACTGTGCTTAATATTTGCTGATTCAGGTGTCGATGGGAAGTACGCTCAATCGAGTCACTACGAACCGCTTGCTATGTTAGAGAACGGTACTGAAGATCCCAAGAATAATAAGCCGGGAAGTGTTAACTCTGTTCAAAATACTATCGACACTATACTGGCAAGGAAAAGGAAATGGTCATCTGAGAACAGTTCCACTTTGGAGCAAACAAAGAAGGACCAAGAAACTAACGATGTCATGGCCAAGACTTTGAAGGATATGATAGCTGCTTCAAAGTCGAATTTTGTTGCATCGTTCAAACAAGACAGATATACCATAACTGAATGTATAAGATCATTGGATGGTATGGAGGAGAGGGTTGAGGGTCATTTATACTATGCAGCTTTGGACCTGTTTGATGAGCCTAGTCTAAGGGAGATGTTCCTTTCTCTGAAAAGCGATCAGATGCGGTTGGCATGGCTTCAGGGTAAATGCTATCATACTACTACTACAGCTAGGCTATGGAAATGA
- the LOC124929121 gene encoding putative HVA22-like protein g has product MIGSFLTRGLGMVFGYAYPAYECFKCVEKNKPDIMELRFWCQYWILVAVLTVSERIGDTFISWVPMYSEAKLAFFIYLWYPKTKGTTYVYDSFFKPYVAKHETEIDRNLLELRTRAGDVAVVYWQKAANYGQTRVFEILHYFSAQSSTPRQQTTQQQTTSTGQKPGPKVRQQEPKDNPPSPTSSRTSSSSSHHKEEDVSVDKLIPSQVARTSSLPGSLNVLKKTLVDNSKPPRKGEESEAMQIELVASSSSSSSTSTSANEKMDKPIGQEMVDNSIRGMRSRLRKTRSST; this is encoded by the exons ATGATTGGATCATTTCTCACCAGAGGGCTCGG GATGGTGTTTGGTTATGCATACCCAGCTTATGAATGTTTCAAGTGTGTAGAGAAGAACAAACCAGACATTATGGAGCTTCGCTTTTGGTGCCAGTATTG GATTTTGGTAGCTGTTTTGACAGTTTCTGAGAGAATTGGCGATACTTTCATTTCATG GGTTCCAATGTATAGTGAAGCTAAATTggcatttttcatatatttgtgGTACCCCAAAACTAAG GGTACAACATACGTCTATGACTCATTCTTTAAGCCATATGTAGCAAAGCATGAAACAGAAATTGATCGCAATTTATTAGAACTGAGGACTAGGGCTGGAGATGTTGCAGTTGTGTATTGGCAGAAAGCTGCTAACTATGGTCAAACCAGAGTGTTTGAGATTCTTCACTACTTTTCTGCACAATCATCTACACCAAGACAACAAACCACACAG CAGCAGACTACTTCTACTGGACAGAAACCAGGACCTAAGGTTCGCCAACAAGAACCCAAGGACAACCCGCCTTCTCCAACTTCCAGTAGAACATCTTCTTCTAGTAGTCATCATAAAGAAGAAGACGTATCGGTAGATAAGTTGATCCCTTCTCAAGTCGCTAGAACCAGTTCTCTCCCAGGAAGTTTAAATGTTCTAAAGAAAACACTAGTGGATAATTCGAAGCCTCCAAGAAAAGGTGAAGAATCTGAGGCAATGCAGATTGAACTAGTGGCCTCGtcgtcttcttcctcttccactTCTACTTCAGCAAACGAAAAAATGGACAAACCAATTGGGCAAGAGATGGTAGATAATAGTATCCGAGGCATGCGATCAAGATTGAGGAAAACACGCAGTAGCACATAA
- the LOC124932934 gene encoding L10-interacting MYB domain-containing protein-like isoform X2, whose protein sequence is MSFDRMPFIVGNMNLQMESESNEKQIKQERSRTRWTTSQDKIFAELVVGQIQLDNRPDRVFDRKTWSIIRDEFNRRTGVNFNNNQLRKHLDVLRARYYSIKSTLNQNNFVMEDPTSISFDLWEDIGAQPKQELIKIKDCPIYDQLCLIFADSGVDGKYAQSSHYEPLAMLENGTEDPKNNKPGSVNSVQNTIDTILARKRKWSSENSSTLEQTKKDQETNDVMAKTLKDMIAASKSNFVASFKQDRYTITECIRSLDGMEERVEGHLYYAALDLFDEPSLREMFLSLKSDQMRLAWLQGKCYHTTTTARLWK, encoded by the exons atGTCGTTCGATCGCATGCCATTCATAG TAGGCAACATGAATTTGCAAATGGAAAGTGAATCAAATGAGAAGCAAATTAAGCAAGAGAGATCAAGAACTAGATGGACAACATCTCAAGataagatatttgcggaattgGTTGTCGGGCAGATTCAACTGGATAACAGACCAGACAGGGTTTTCGACAGGAAAACTTGGAGTATCATAAGAGACGAATTCAACAGGCGGACAGGTGTTAACTTCAACAACAACCAATTAAGGAAGCATCTTGACGTCCTTCGTGCACGCTACTACAGTATTAAATCTACCTTAAATCAGAACAACTTTGTTATGGAGGATCCAACCTCCATTAGTTTTGACCTGTGGGAAGACATTGGg GCACAACCGAAGCAAGAGCTGATCAAGATCAAGGACTGCCCTATTTACGATCAACTGTGCTTAATATTTGCTGATTCAGGTGTCGATGGGAAGTACGCTCAATCGAGTCACTACGAACCGCTTGCTATGTTAGAGAACGGTACTGAAGATCCCAAGAATAATAAGCCGGGAAGTGTTAACTCTGTTCAAAATACTATCGACACTATACTGGCAAGGAAAAGGAAATGGTCATCTGAGAACAGTTCCACTTTGGAGCAAACAAAGAAGGACCAAGAAACTAACGATGTCATGGCCAAGACTTTGAAGGATATGATAGCTGCTTCAAAGTCGAATTTTGTTGCATCGTTCAAACAAGACAGATATACCATAACTGAATGTATAAGATCATTGGATGGTATGGAGGAGAGGGTTGAGGGTCATTTATACTATGCAGCTTTGGACCTGTTTGATGAGCCTAGTCTAAGGGAGATGTTCCTTTCTCTGAAAAGCGATCAGATGCGGTTGGCATGGCTTCAGGGTAAATGCTATCATACTACTACTACAGCTAGGCTATGGAAATGA
- the LOC124932936 gene encoding protein SPA, chloroplastic, with translation MLIISLPHLSSSSSSPFVSSSSPLRLSSTRKSSVNQRSHLCVRSEIDQNTVVAISVGVVSVAVGIGIPIFYESQIDNASKRENTQPCFPCNGSGAQKCRFCTGTGSIVIELGGGEKEVSKCINCDAGGSLTCTTCQGTGIQPRYLDRREFKDDD, from the exons atgTTAATAATATCTCTTCCTCACCttagttcttcttcttcttctcccttCGTCTCCAGCAGCAGCCCGCTGAGGCTTTCTTCTACAAGGAAATCGTCAGTTAATCAGCGCTCCCATCTTTGCGTCAGATCTGAAATCGACCAAAACACG GTAGTGGCGATTTCTGTTGGGGTTGTGAGTGTTGCAGTTGGGATAGGAATTCCTATTTTCTATGAATCTCAAATTGACAATGCG tCCAAAAGAGAAAATACTCAACCCTGCTTCCCTTGCAATGGCTCTGGAGCTC AGAAATGCAGGTTTTGCACAGGAACTGGCAGTATAGTAATAGAGCTTGGAGGAGGTGAGAAAGAAGTGTCTAAATGCATCAACTGTGATGCTGGTGGCTCTCTCACCTGCACCACCTGTCAGGGCACCGGCATTCAACCTCGCTACCTAGATCGCAG AGAATTCAAGGACGACGACTAA